The genomic DNA CTGAGAAGCATCTTTCCCTTCTGTCCCTGGCCTTAGCGCTCCCTTGTCCTCTGCCCCAGGCACCAGACCCCAAAAGTAGCAACCCACAACCCCACCTGGCCCCTGAGTACCCCCCTGCGTAGCCCCAGCTATTCTGGGCGTGGGGCAGGGACAGTGCCCCAGCTCCGAGGGTGCCACCCCCACCCCGCTACCAGAGCGCTATGGTGCCGAGGATAGTAAGCGCTCAAGGGGTGGGAGCTGCCCGAGTGTGCAGCCGGGCTTGCGCTGCCCACACACCACCCGGGCAGGGGATTGACAGGGATTTCCTGGGATCTGAAGTCTGAAGCTAGAATAGGTCCTGGCTCGCTGTCTAAATCCCTTGAGCTGCTTAACCTTTGGGGTAGGGCGCTGCTCCCGGCTGCACGCTGTCTCTCGGAGTCAGCCACCGTGCCCACGGGTTCTTGCCCAGGCAGAGAAGGATCTCGTTCTCCCCTGGTGGGGAGAGCCTCAAGGCAGCCACGGTCCGTAGGGTGCAGGGACAGCCTTCTCCTGCTGGCGTTCCCAGGGCACCGTGCTGGGGGAGCTAAAGGTGCAGGGTGCTGAACTCTCCCCGTCCCCAAGCAGTAATGCAAGGGTTATTTCTTGGCCCTGACGCCCCACACATTTGTCTGTCTGCCTCAGAACCTGCGGTGGAGAGAATCCAGCCGTTTCGTGTGGACCGAAGGCCTGCAGACGCTTTTTGTCTTCCAGAGATTGGGTAAGGGCTCACCTTCTCAGGGTGCTGCCTGCCTCACTGGCCATGCTGGGACAGCCCACAGCAGCCCTGGCATCCATGTCAGGGTGGTTGTGGGGGTCCTGTACCATCAGCGGAGGCCCCTGGACCGCCTCTGGGAGCGTGTGTGACGTAACTCctcagggagggaggtgggggtggaTGTTCCTGCCCGCCTGGCCCTCACCTCCCTCTCTCCACCAGCGGCTGTGCTTTACTGCTACTTCTACAAGAGAACCGCGGTGCACCTGGGCGACCCCCTCTTCTATCAGGACTCGCTGTGGCTGCGCAAGGAGTTTGCTCAGCTCCGTGGCTGACAGCTCTGCTCAGGCTTTCGGCTGCCTGTTGCCTCATCTCAGCATGCGCAGGCAGCTCCCGGGGTGAGCAGCGCCCTTGCACGCAGGATCAGCGTTTGCCCATGCCAGCTCTCCTGGGGTTCCTTCCATTCCTCCTCGTCTGTGGGCCCAGCCGCtgccttgccagggatggagccAAGAGGCCAGAGGGCTTGTCCAGGCCCTATGACTCCAGTCCAGAcacattcctcctcttccttctcttcctccttctgggGACCCATCCTTCCACCTGCTCCAGTGTGGCTCATGCtccggcagcagcaggagctgcaggatgcACGCTGCGGGCCCAGCCGTGCAGCAGGAGGGCTCTATCCCGGCATTACATCCCCTGCTGGGACTTAGTTTTTGtaaattataaagaaataaattggCTGTGTTTTCCAGCGGCTGtcgtgtgtctgtgtgctgcggGCACCCCCAGGCCGCTCCTGCTCTTTTCTTGGACTGCGATGCCGTGTTGACAGCAAGCTTCCTTGAGTGACTGTTCTGGAGAGAACTGAACCAATAATGTTATTTACTCATTAGCAGGCCCTAGCTAGCTAGGCAGTGTGTTTTCAGTCACAAAACTGGGACTGTTTTCACCTTGCATCACCTCTCAGTGTCATGCAGGCCACTGGTCCCAACTGGGGATGCTCAGACTGAGGTAGAAGCAGTGGGGGCTCTGGGTGGCATGGGTTTATCCCCGAGCTGCGttgggcagagggaggaggatCGTTCATGCAGTGCATAGGTGAGAGCTGGTGAGATGTGAAAGAGGGGGAGCGGAAGAGCAGGTTCCCCGTGTCCCGGTTGGGGACAAGGGCTGCAGGACATACGAGAAGGGCAGTGGCTCTGGGTGGCCAGGGGGAACATGGGAGCCAGCAGCTCACCCGTGAAAGCACAGTTTCCCTGCCAGTCTTTGGACTTCGGTAGGAAGCGCTTGAACAGAGGGAGCgctggagcggggccgcggctcctGGTTCTCTGCCGCGAgcagccgccggcgccgcggcgagcccgccgggccggggccgcgaaCCGGCGTCTCGGAGGTCCCCCAGTCCTCCCCGGCCATAGAGGGGGCGGCGAGAGCGGCCTGGCGCATGCCCCTCCGAGCGCTCCCGGGAGTGAGGGCGGCTGTGGCGGTCTCCATGGAGATGGAAGATGGCGCCCAGGAGTGagtgcggggccgggctgggcccggGCGCCGGTGGGTGCGGCGGGAGCCGGGGAcagcggggctgggggaggcgggaggcggcggcgggagccgggggcagcggggctgggggagccggggggcggcgagagccgggggcagcgggccgggccgcccccgccgacGGCCGGCGTCTGCTCGCAGGCCGGCAGCGCTCCTCGGTGCCGCTGCAGATCCTGCTCTTCCTCAACGGCTGGTACTGCGCCACTTACTTCCTCCTGGAGGCCTTCATCTTCGTCTACAAGGGTgagcccggccccctccccgcccccccggcccccccctccgtCCCCGAGGGCGGTGGCGGCCCACCCGCGGCCGTGCCAGCCCTGAGGGCGGCGGTGGCTGTGCCCGCAGTGCTGCTGTTGCCCTACCCCTCCGCCAACCTGGCGCTGGATGTGGTCATGCTCTTCCTCTACCTGGGCACTGAGGTCACCCGCATCTTCTTTGGTAAGTCCTGGGGTAAGCAGGCGGTGGGGGCCTGGCATGGGCGGCTGGGGCGCTCCAGCCTTGCACACCTCCAGGGCCCAAGCCCACGGTGGCTGGTGTTTGCTCAGGACCCCAGCAGGaagtgctggggctgcagcagaaCCATTTGCTGTGTCCCCCACGGCGGGGTCCTGGCCACAGATGAGCATGGACCCCGCTGGGAGCCTCAGTACCCTTGTGCTGCATGAGGTAGAGGTGAGGCCACAGTAACGTTGCGCTGTGCAGGCTCAaagggcaacctgtgccagcggaAGGTGCCGCTCTCCATCAGCTTGGCCCTGACCTTCCCGGCGGCCACGATGGCGGCCTACTACCTGCTGCTCCAGACCTACGCCCTGCGCCTGGAAGCCATCCTCAACGCCATCCTCCTGGTCTTCtatgctgcagagctgctgctgggcatcCTCACGCTGGCCTCCTTCTCCAGGTAGTGCTGCAGCTGGAAGCCTGGCCACGTGGTGCAAGGAAGGAAATAACCTGCCCCCCAGCCCGGCACGGTGGGAACCAGGCAGGGCGAGCTGTGGGGTGCAGCCCCCGCCCTAGCCTGGgggcctgctgctgcctgctgaccCAGCCCCATCTCCCCTTCTCTGCAGCACGGATTCGTACTGAGGGCCAGCGCAACACGGTACGATGCCATTCCCGAGCGGCACAGGTACAAGGGACGGCAGGAAGCCCGCAGCCATGCTGACAGCTCCGTCGTCCAGCCCACACCCTACCCCCAGCTGGCCGTGGTGGGAGGGACAGAGATGTGCTGCCGGGCTGGCCCCGCTCCGGCGCGGTCGGGGCGCTGGGCCGAGCGCACGTTGGCGTCGGCGGGTGTCTGTGGCTCAGCCTGTGCCAAcgggcagctgcggggcagggcagCCTCCACCCTGCGCGTTCCCCTCTACTCTGCCTGCAACACGTGCAAGTAACTCGCTGGGCAGCACCCGCCCTGCTGCCGTCTGGGACTCCAGCTCCACGTAGCAGGATCCGGACCCCTGGGCTTGTGACACGCAGGTCAGTTGGAGATACGGAGAATTACTTTTTCTACTGCAACCTCAGAATAATTTACTATTttccaataaatatttatttttacctggtgCCTGGGCATGTAGCTTCCCCCAGGGCTGTTTGGAGCCAGCgcagggggcagaggggctgcactTGCCTGCGTGGCCACATGCCGGCAGAACCAGTGCAGGAAGCCCTCACGCATGTTAGAGGTCAGGTACCGGTGGAGGCCAGGTACCGCTCTGCCTGCCCTTCTGGTAGCCCCAGCGCATCTGCCTCCGTCGCTGGCACCGGCAGCTCCAAGAGCCCTGCTCCGCTCTCGCCACTTGCCAGGAAGCAGCAGTATGAGTCATTCTGGTCCTCAGCTGCACAAATAAGCCAGGCCTGGGGAAGGCTGTGCCAGGGCCTGCATTAGCAGGGAGCTGTGctcacccccgccccccccaaaaatcTCTGAGCCTGCCACCAGCACCCACCTGTGTGCACAGAGCACCCGAGGGAGTCTCCCAagctgcccttccctcccctgcagcCTTGCACTGCACAGGGTCCATAAAACACCCCCTCTATTATTAGAACTTGTTACAAAGGAAACCCAGAAGAGGAGCCATATAGCACCATATAAAAGATTGACAATGTCATCAAGTTTATTACACAATTTCCAACCTATCAGAAAGACAAACAAATCTAGTCACTGCGAGCAGGAGGGGCAGCGCCTCGCTGGGTGGTTAATCGGGGTTTGCTCTGCACTTTTCCCCACTATTcagaaagaaactaaaaattTGTGTTATTAAGTAAAAAACAACTCTCCCGCTGTGTGCTCCCCTGGCACTCACCCTCTTAGCCGGCGCCTCATGGtactttatacatttttttttttttttggtgatttctctttaaaaagaccTCCAGAGCCAGGTTTCTTCACGTCCAGCCACAGTTCAGAGGAAGATGCCACCCAGCCAGCAGCCCTGTGGGCTGGGCACCCTGCCCTGGAAGTCACCCTGTGTCCTTGGCTCGCCCCCACCCTCTTAGCCACTCCTTCAAAGCCgttgccctcaggcctggagcccGGCACACAGGCTCCGCTGGAGGGGACGCGTGCTGGCGCAAGTGCCGTGTGCTGAGGGTCACGCTGCCTCTGTGGCCCAAGCACTGCTGCTGGAAGGGCGCAGTGCCATGGAGACTTCTGCCCCAGCTCAGAACTGCAGTTCTGCGCCACTGCCATCTGCGTGCTGCTCGGCCCAGCCCCCTCAAGCACCACCCAGGCCCCGAAACACCCCCGGCAAGGGGAACAtggctccctgccaccccctACCCAGCTTGCGACCGTTGGGCAGAGCCAGGGTGCCATCGTGCACAGATCAGCTGTGCCGCATCGGGTGTGGAGCTTTCCTTCCCCTGGTTACCAAAGGGCAGTGGGAGAACGCAGAACTGGAGATGGGAAAGGGACAGTCCCAGGCACCAGCCAGCACCCACTACCACCCAGGAGGGACACGCAGCCCCCTGAGGCCAgctgggcaggcaggcagctccAGCCCACCCTGGCACCAGCTTGTTGGGGCTCTGCCTCCATCGCTTCCTCTAAAACAAGGAAGGCTCTGCAGGGAGGCCTCTGCTGGGTGCCCAAGAGCCAGAGCTGTTGTGTGAGCCAGCGGCTGTGagccggcaggggagggagggcaaaAGGAGGCGGTAAGCcccggcccagctccagcccccgtaGGGGACGGGATTCTCCAAGCACGCTGCCCAGAGCAGCCAGGCAGACCGGAGAGGGCGAggaaggcagcagggagcagagggcatCAACTGCATGCTCTCTCCTTCAGAGGAAAGGAAAGCGTGAGTACGGAGCGGTGTCCTGCAGGCTGGAGCAGCCCGCGATGGGACTGCTGGGGCGATGAAGACAGAAGCCTGCCCTGGCAAGGTGAGAAGATGGTGCGCAGCAGAAGACCCCATGCTGCTTCCAGCGCGCCTAGCCGAGACATCGGGTCAGGAGCTGCGCGCCCCACGCCCCCGCACTGAGCACATATAGGGGGGATCCGTCCCCTTCCAACCACCCCAGGAGGGCAATAGGGAGGAAAGGGCTCACAAACCTCCCTCCATGGAAAAAAAGCACCATTTCTCTTTGGGTCCGAGTATCCATGGAGTAGAGTGGTAGCTGGGCCCAGTGGCCGAGGCACAGGCGTTCCCTGGCTCCACGGCTTCCAGCCTCTCCCcaggaagcagaagcagcagtgaggGCGGGCAAGGGCTCAGGCCCCAAGGCCACGAGGTGTCAACGCAAGTCCCATTGGGGGCACAGCCTGGCTTTCCTTGGGCGCCCGGAGAGAGCTGGGGGTGGCagggaaggggtgggggtggagcgGCATCAGTTGTGTAGTCCTGGTCGAGGTGAGGAGATACGAGTCCATTAAAAACCACTTACTGCCAAACTCCTGTAGGGACAGAGGAGAGGAACAGTgagagcagcaccaggcagccccagccccgcactgctgtgcccagctgGAAGCAAAGTCTTTCCCCGTCACCTTGCCCCTCTAACACCCTTCCTGCTAGTTCGGTACAGCCAGGCAGGGAACGCTGGAGATCCCACACCCCCTTGCCATTCCCCAGCTGGTCCATAGGGAAGGGAAGCTGGTGTCTCGGGCATGAAACCAATAGCGCTTGGTGGCCAGTGTTTGCCTCAGGGGTGTCCCCAGGCCAGCAGCCAGAGCGTGCGGCACAGGTGGGTAAACATCCCAGTGCCAGCTCACCTGTCTCAGTGGTGCCGGTCCCGCTCTCTGTCCCTGTCCCGATGTCGATCGTGCTCCCGATTCCGCTCCTGGAAATAGTCCTCGTGCCGATCCTCACTGTGGAGCAGGTCCCGGTGCCGCCGGCTGCTCTCGCGGGACCGGCTGGGAGAGCGCTCCCGAGATCGGTGTCTTTTcctggagaacagaaggaaagCTTTCAGGCCCTTCCAGGCAGGATCTCGCTGCCCGCCCCTCCCAcaccccagggatggaggggacaggACTGCCAGGTGAACCGTGCCCTTCACCCATCCTCTATCAGACGACAGACTGAGACCAAAGCCCCAAGCCAAGGTACAATTCAGTCATCTCCAAACGGCTCCAAGTCCCAGAGCCCTGCCCCGGCTCCCCCGGTCACCTGAGGACATGGtacctggaggagctgctgctggcgcCTGTGCTGTAAGACTTGGCTTCGATCCCATGCAGACAGTCTttgagggaagagaggaggacgCGGCACCGCTCATCGTTCGCAACACGGGACTGCTTGATGACGGCAATGGCCGTGAGAAGGGTCTCGATGGCGTCACTGTAATCGCCTGGGGAGACAGAGGAGGTCTGAGGGATGCAGATTAGCCAGGAGGGCAGCGCAGAGGGCATCAGGGAAGCAATGGCTGGTACCTGCACTGGCTCCGGACACTGCCTTAGAAATGGCACTGCTGGAAATTGCCCGGTTCCTGTTCATGATCTCCTCAAACTCCACCTC from Struthio camelus isolate bStrCam1 chromosome 5, bStrCam1.hap1, whole genome shotgun sequence includes the following:
- the TMEM216 gene encoding transmembrane protein 216 isoform X1, with the protein product MAPRSECGAGLGPGAGRQRSSVPLQILLFLNGWYCATYFLLEAFIFVYKVLLLPYPSANLALDVVMLFLYLGTEVTRIFFGSKGNLCQRKVPLSISLALTFPAATMAAYYLLLQTYALRLEAILNAILLVFYAAELLLGILTLASFSSTDSY
- the TMEM216 gene encoding transmembrane protein 216 isoform X2, with amino-acid sequence MAPRSRQRSSVPLQILLFLNGWYCATYFLLEAFIFVYKVLLLPYPSANLALDVVMLFLYLGTEVTRIFFGSKGNLCQRKVPLSISLALTFPAATMAAYYLLLQTYALRLEAILNAILLVFYAAELLLGILTLASFSSTDSY
- the TMEM216 gene encoding transmembrane protein 216 isoform X3, which encodes MLFLYLGTEVTRIFFGSKGNLCQRKVPLSISLALTFPAATMAAYYLLLQTYALRLEAILNAILLVFYAAELLLGILTLASFSSTDSY